One Brachybacterium kimchii genomic window carries:
- the fdh gene encoding formate dehydrogenase: MPRFSFLEWPVVRQLRDGDVLGRGTSVTSQRTRSITPRTAEADHVAHSVCPYCAVGCGQLVYSKDGKVTQIEGDPASPISRGRLCPKGSASEQLVNSPRRITKVRYRRPYGTEWEDLDRDTAIDMIADRFLEARRNHWEDVDDKGHALRRTMGIASLGGATIDNEENYLAKKLFTAAGAIQMENQARIUHSATVPSLGASFGRGGATQSLQDMANADCIIIQGSNMAEAHPVGFQWVMEAKSRGATIIHVDPRFTRTSANAHKHIPTRAGSDVVLLGALINHVLSNDLYFKDYVLAYTNASTIISEEYLDTEDLEGLFSGYDPETGTYDPASWAYSAPGEDGKVSDASAFEGREGSHWTAGRAGAGEAFGSGGPPLEHGVPARDETLQDPHTVLQILKRHYSRYTPEMVTEACGISRADFDYLARALVENSGRERTTCFAYAVGWTQHVGGAQFIRTAAMLQLLMGNVGRPGSGIMALRGHATIQGSTDIPTLFNLLPGYLPMPKAGSHDDFQTYADSIGRKEQKGFWAESRTYAVNLLKAWWGEHATAENDFAFDYLPRLDGPAGTYQTLMRMLDDGVDGYFLLGQNPAVGSANGRMQRMGMSHLKWMVVRDFYMIESATWWKEGPEIDSGELRTEDIGTEMFFLPAANHTEKAGSFTQTQRLVQWREKAVDPPGDAQSELEFLYELGHRIREKLRGSTDPRDRPLLDLTWDYPVDEEGEVDPEAVIAEINGRYETGPKAGQPLSGYTEMADDGSTSGGCWIYTGVYADGINQAARKKPGYEQDEFAHEWGWAWPMNRRILYNRASADPDGKPWSERKKLLWWDEKAEKWAGSDVPDFPADKAPHDPGDVEAGGAKGLAGNDAFVMQSDGRGWLFAPTGLVDGPLPTHYEPVDSSIPNPLYPQQANPTREFIQDRDNLNAPGMTGDAREDVYPYYFSTYRVTEHHTAGGMSRWLPYLAELQPQLFCEISPELAAEVGIEPYGWATIISPRAAIEAIALVTERMTPLTISGRTVHQIGLPYHWAQGTHAVVEGDSVNDLIAMNLDANTQIQNSKVTACAIRPGRRPRGAARQELVEELQRRAGLQLDTGDQLLTAPDFPEGTERQDIDLQSGESIEETFDLPPHERADEDHRTAGTEED, encoded by the coding sequence ATGCCCCGCTTCAGCTTCCTCGAGTGGCCGGTCGTGCGCCAGCTGCGCGACGGCGATGTGCTCGGCCGCGGAACCTCCGTGACCTCGCAGCGCACCCGCAGCATCACGCCCCGCACGGCCGAGGCCGACCACGTCGCGCACAGCGTGTGCCCGTACTGCGCGGTCGGCTGCGGTCAGCTCGTCTACTCGAAGGACGGGAAGGTCACGCAGATCGAGGGCGACCCCGCCTCGCCGATCTCGCGCGGCCGCCTGTGCCCGAAGGGCTCGGCGAGCGAGCAGCTCGTGAACTCCCCGCGCCGCATCACGAAGGTGCGCTACCGCCGGCCCTACGGGACCGAGTGGGAGGACCTCGACCGCGACACCGCGATCGACATGATCGCCGACCGCTTCCTCGAGGCGCGCCGCAACCACTGGGAGGACGTCGACGACAAGGGCCACGCCCTGCGCCGCACGATGGGCATCGCGAGCCTCGGCGGCGCGACCATCGACAACGAGGAGAACTACCTCGCCAAGAAGCTGTTCACCGCGGCGGGCGCGATCCAGATGGAGAACCAGGCGCGCATATGACACTCCGCCACGGTTCCCAGTCTGGGAGCCTCGTTCGGACGCGGAGGCGCCACCCAGTCCCTCCAGGACATGGCCAACGCGGATTGCATCATCATCCAGGGCTCGAACATGGCCGAGGCCCATCCCGTGGGCTTCCAGTGGGTGATGGAGGCGAAGTCCCGCGGAGCCACGATCATCCACGTGGACCCGCGCTTCACGCGCACCTCGGCCAACGCGCACAAGCACATCCCCACGCGCGCCGGGAGTGACGTCGTGCTGCTGGGCGCGCTCATCAACCATGTGCTGAGCAACGACCTGTACTTCAAGGACTACGTGCTGGCGTACACGAACGCCTCCACGATCATCTCCGAGGAGTACCTGGACACCGAGGACCTCGAGGGGCTGTTCTCCGGCTACGACCCGGAGACCGGGACCTACGATCCCGCGTCCTGGGCGTACTCCGCCCCGGGTGAGGACGGGAAGGTCTCCGACGCGAGCGCCTTCGAGGGCCGGGAGGGCTCCCACTGGACCGCCGGCCGCGCCGGCGCCGGCGAGGCCTTCGGATCGGGCGGCCCGCCGCTCGAGCACGGGGTCCCCGCACGCGACGAGACCCTGCAGGACCCGCACACGGTCCTCCAGATCCTCAAGCGCCACTACTCCCGGTACACCCCGGAGATGGTCACCGAGGCGTGCGGCATCTCCCGCGCGGACTTCGACTACCTCGCCCGCGCGCTCGTGGAGAACTCCGGGCGCGAGCGCACCACGTGCTTCGCCTACGCGGTGGGCTGGACCCAGCACGTGGGCGGCGCCCAGTTCATCCGCACCGCGGCGATGCTGCAGCTGCTGATGGGGAACGTGGGCCGTCCGGGCAGCGGGATCATGGCGCTGCGCGGCCACGCCACCATCCAGGGGTCGACGGACATCCCGACGCTGTTCAACCTGCTGCCGGGATACCTGCCCATGCCGAAGGCGGGGTCGCACGACGATTTCCAGACCTACGCGGACTCCATCGGCCGCAAGGAGCAGAAGGGCTTCTGGGCCGAGTCGCGCACGTACGCCGTGAACCTGCTCAAGGCGTGGTGGGGCGAGCACGCCACCGCGGAGAACGACTTCGCCTTCGACTACCTGCCGCGGCTCGACGGCCCGGCCGGCACCTACCAGACGCTGATGCGGATGCTCGACGACGGCGTGGACGGCTACTTCCTGCTGGGGCAGAACCCGGCGGTGGGATCGGCGAACGGCCGCATGCAGCGCATGGGCATGTCCCACCTGAAGTGGATGGTGGTGCGGGACTTCTACATGATCGAGTCCGCGACCTGGTGGAAGGAGGGCCCGGAGATCGACTCGGGCGAGCTGCGCACGGAGGACATCGGCACCGAGATGTTCTTCCTGCCGGCGGCGAACCACACCGAGAAGGCCGGCTCCTTCACCCAGACCCAGCGCCTCGTGCAGTGGCGCGAGAAGGCCGTGGATCCGCCGGGCGACGCGCAGAGCGAGCTCGAGTTCCTCTATGAGCTGGGCCATCGCATCCGCGAGAAGCTCCGGGGCTCGACCGATCCCCGGGACCGGCCGCTGCTCGACCTCACCTGGGACTACCCCGTGGACGAGGAGGGCGAGGTCGACCCGGAGGCCGTGATCGCCGAGATCAACGGCCGCTACGAGACCGGCCCGAAGGCCGGGCAGCCGCTGAGCGGCTACACGGAGATGGCCGACGACGGCTCGACCTCCGGCGGCTGCTGGATCTACACCGGCGTCTACGCCGACGGCATCAACCAGGCCGCCCGCAAGAAGCCCGGGTACGAGCAGGACGAGTTCGCCCACGAGTGGGGATGGGCCTGGCCGATGAACCGGCGCATCCTCTACAACCGCGCCTCGGCCGACCCCGACGGCAAGCCCTGGAGCGAGCGCAAGAAGCTCCTGTGGTGGGACGAGAAGGCGGAGAAGTGGGCCGGCTCCGACGTCCCGGACTTCCCCGCGGACAAGGCCCCGCACGATCCGGGTGACGTCGAGGCGGGCGGGGCGAAGGGCCTGGCCGGGAACGACGCGTTCGTCATGCAGTCCGACGGGCGCGGCTGGCTGTTCGCGCCGACGGGACTGGTCGACGGTCCGCTCCCGACCCACTACGAGCCCGTGGACTCCTCGATCCCGAACCCGCTCTACCCGCAGCAGGCGAACCCGACGCGGGAGTTCATCCAGGACCGGGACAACCTCAACGCCCCGGGGATGACGGGGGACGCCCGCGAGGACGTGTACCCGTACTACTTCTCGACGTACCGCGTCACCGAGCACCACACGGCGGGCGGCATGAGCCGCTGGCTGCCCTATCTCGCCGAGCTCCAGCCGCAGCTGTTCTGCGAGATCTCCCCGGAGCTCGCCGCGGAGGTCGGCATCGAGCCGTACGGCTGGGCGACGATCATCTCGCCGCGCGCCGCGATCGAGGCGATCGCCCTGGTCACCGAGAGGATGACGCCGCTGACGATCTCCGGACGCACGGTGCACCAGATCGGCCTGCCCTACCACTGGGCGCAGGGGACGCACGCGGTCGTCGAGGGCGACAGCGTCAACGACCTCATCGCGATGAACCTCGACGCGAACACGCAGATCCAGAACTCGAAGGTCACGGCCTGCGCGATCCGGCCCGGCCGTCGGCCCCGAGGTGCGGCGCGCCAGGAGCTCGTCGAGGAGCTCCAGCGCCGCGCCGGGCTCCAGCTCGACACCGGCGACCAGCTGCTCACGGCGCCCGACTTCCCCGAGGGCACCGAGAGGCAGGACATCGACCTGCAGAGCGGGGAGTCGATCGAGGAGACCTTCGACCTGCCGCCCCACGAGCGCGCCGACGAGGACCACCGCACCGCCGGAACGGAGGAGGACTGA
- a CDS encoding chorismate mutase has product MRADGTGDADAEGAARAAGSPEAVERARALLAEERSSIDNIDAALVNLLAERFRHTQRVGRLKAEHGLPPADPRREEQQVARLRALAQESGLDPVFAESFLKFIVTEVIRHHEQIRGEDAP; this is encoded by the coding sequence ATCCGGGCCGACGGCACCGGGGACGCAGACGCGGAGGGCGCCGCCCGCGCGGCGGGCTCGCCCGAGGCCGTCGAGCGCGCCCGGGCCCTGCTCGCCGAGGAGCGCTCGAGCATCGACAACATCGATGCGGCGCTCGTGAACCTGCTCGCCGAGCGCTTCCGCCACACCCAGCGCGTGGGCCGGCTGAAGGCCGAGCACGGCCTGCCGCCCGCCGACCCCCGTCGTGAGGAGCAGCAGGTCGCCCGCCTGCGCGCGCTCGCCCAGGAATCCGGGCTGGACCCCGTGTTCGCCGAGTCCTTCCTGAAGTTCATCGTCACCGAGGTGATCCGCCACCACGAGCAGATCCGGGGCGAGGACGCACCCTGA